A region from the Thalassophryne amazonica chromosome 2, fThaAma1.1, whole genome shotgun sequence genome encodes:
- the txnl4b gene encoding LOW QUALITY PROTEIN: thioredoxin-like protein 4B (The sequence of the model RefSeq protein was modified relative to this genomic sequence to represent the inferred CDS: deleted 1 base in 1 codon) gives MSLFLPKLSCKKDIDEVIKSVAEKVLVLRFGRDEDSVCLQLDEILSKTAHDLSNMASIYIVDVDKAPIYTRYFDISYIPSTVFFFNGQHMKVDYGSPDHTKFVGSFKTKQDFMDLIEVIYRGAMRGKMIVQSPIDPQNIPKYDLLYHGI, from the exons ATGAGTTTATTTTTACCAAAGTTGTCATGTAAAAAAGACATAGATGAAGTAATTAAAAGCGTAGCAGAAAAAGTGTTAGTTTTAAGATTT GGAAGAGACGAAGACTCCGTTTGTCTCCAGCTCGATGAAATA CTGTCAAAAACTGCCCATGATCTCAGCAATATGGCATCTATCTACATTGTTGATGTGGATAAAGCTCCTATCTACACCCGATACTTTGACATCAGTTACATACCCTCcactgtgttctttttcaacgGGCAGCACATGAAAGTGGATTATGG ATCACCAGATCACACAAAGTTTGTTGGCAGCTTCAAGACCAAACAAGACTTCATGGACCTGATTGAGGTCATTTATAGGGGAGCCATGCGGGGGAAGATGATTGTCCAGAGTCCCATagatcctcaaaatattcccaaaTATGATCTCCTTTATCATGGAATTTAG
- the trmt10c gene encoding tRNA methyltransferase 10 homolog C, giving the protein MMRLLSSGVVWKCGCLLSHRLKPKQTSSFVSVRGFSDGTRDVSLPNPDKPEETQSIDLDKWKSVMKSQALLGKREVDGTDVLGDDEPPDSPEVQAAWRLFTMWREAGRVVPAEITDEQIQTLAELPSKSAKVKYLKFLFIKEGHKLKQKKKQEQRRAEKEVLLSEQKGAQTLQNSFLLNVWFQVLEKGLLWRVAQAMQFGQPLIFDMSYESNMNSRELANSVSQLMDAEAWNRRAAEPFHLYYCNLQPDGAYAKQLVKRYTAEGWNRLLLTCTDRQHVDVFPRENLVYLTADSPNVLHTYDHTKVYIIGAMVDRSIQPGVTLASAKRLNLATARLPLDKYLNWMVGGKNLTLDQMIRIMLTVKETGKWEEAFKFVPQRKHGGFHQQQPVKSVASSSRLRELGHQGVRMAAESSSRFAERNGGRINKEGQSLYFQEQSWSPGVTRDRMHRLTSDGRNEAPVTRTQTSSQTDSPRKRVAKRRTVWWDSE; this is encoded by the coding sequence ATGATGCGGCTCTTGTCTTCCGGTGTGGTTTGGAAATGCGGCTGTTTGCTTTCACACCGTTTGAAGCCGAAGCAGACGAGCAGCTTCGTGAGTGTTCGAGGCTTCAGTGACGGGACTCGAGACGTCTCGTTGCCAAATCCAGACAAACCTGAGGAAACCCAGAGTATAGATTTGGACAAATGGAAATCCGTGATGAAATCCCAAGCTTTGTTGGGGAAGAGGGAAGTGGACGGGACAGACGTCCTCGGGGATGATGAACCACCGGACAGTCCGGAGGTGCAGGCGGCGTGGCGTCTGTTCACCATGTGGCGGGAAGCCGGGAGGGTCGTACCGGCGGAGATAACGGACGAACAGATTCAGACACTCGCAGAACTCCCGTCCAAGTCCGCCAAAGTCAAATACCTGAAGTTTCTGTTCATCAAGGAGGGACACAAgctcaaacaaaagaaaaagcagGAGCAGAGGCGGGCGGAGAAGGAGGTTCTGCTGAGTGAACAGAAAGGAGCTCAAACACTGCAGAATTCTTTCCTCCTCAACGTCTGGTTTCAGGTCCTGGAGAAGGGGTTGTTATGGAGGGTTGCCCAGGCGATGCAGTTTGGACAGCCGCTCATCTTTGATATGAGTTATGAGTCCAACATGAACAGTCGTGAACTGGCAAACTCGGTATCTCAGCTCATGGATGCGGAAGCTTGGAACAGACGTGCCGCTGAGCCTTTCCATCTGTACTATTGCAACCTGCAGCCAGACGGGGCCTACGCAAAGCAGCTGGTGAAACGTTACACTGCAGAGGGTTGGAATCGCCTGTTGCTCACATGCACCGACCGCCAGCATGTTGACGTGTTCCCCCGTGAGAACCTTGTATATCTGACAGCTGACTCCCCCAACGTTCTCCACACCTACGACCACACCAAAGTCTACATCATCGGTGCAATGGTGGACCGTTCTATACAGCCAGGTGTGACTCTGGCCAGTGCCAAGCGTCTTAACCTGGCCACCGCCCGTCTACCCCTGGATAAGTATCTTAACTGGATGGTTGGTGGTAAAAATCTGACTTTGGACCAGATGATCCGCATCATGCTGACTGTGAAGGAGACGGGTAAATGGGAAGAAGCGTTTAAGTTTGTGCCTCAGAGGAAACATGGTGGGTTTCACCAGCAGCAGCCTGTAAAATCAGTTGCTAGCAGCAGCAGACTCAGAGAACTTGGTCATCAGGGTGTGAGAATGGCTGCTGAGAGTTCATCAAGGTTTGCAGAAAGAAATGGTGGTAGGATAAACAAAGAGGGTCAGAGTCTTTATTTCCAGGAGCAGTCATGGTCACCAGGTGTTACCAGGGACAGAATGCATAGGCTCACTAGTGATGGAAGGAATGAGGCACCTGTGACCAGGACACAAACGTCCTCTCAAACAGACTCCCCAAGAAAAAGAGTTGCAAAGAGACGCACTGTGTGGTGGGACAGTGAGTGA